The Streptomyces sp. Je 1-332 genome has a window encoding:
- a CDS encoding ADP-ribosylglycohydrolase family protein — protein sequence MIRLTWVQPEDLIGHELRQSEEEGKDVSSVRSRWLKAGGHLAPPRAGASPTPPAPHLRALAEELLTELSQPPSLCPPAPVNKAPLQAVSGRGGLGEKEALRHRLHAAWLGRAAGCLLGKPVEKLPLEAIRSLAKATGNWPLCTWFTEKGLPQDLKNTHPWNKRSAHTSLAENIDGMPEDDDLNYPLLNLRLLQRHGKDFTTTDVARLWLDELPAARTFTAERIAYRNLLTGIEPPHTATHHNPFREWIGALIRADVHGWTNPGAPTAAAGQARRDASLSHTANGVYGAMFAAATIAEAAAGTGDVHHCLRTGLTVVPRDSRLAHAIHHGIQLAQSTQHFDDVVDDLHAAHGHHHWVHVIPNAALLSAALTHADGDFTGSITRAVSGGWDTDSNGATAGSIAGLLAGHPGALPDRWTSPLKNRLASSVPGFDGIGFDTLADLTTELAAPSELAQETQERAHP from the coding sequence ATGATCCGCCTCACCTGGGTCCAGCCGGAGGACTTGATCGGCCACGAACTCCGCCAGTCTGAGGAGGAGGGCAAGGACGTCAGCTCCGTACGTTCTCGCTGGCTGAAGGCAGGCGGCCACCTGGCGCCACCAAGAGCAGGCGCGTCCCCGACACCCCCCGCTCCCCACCTACGGGCTCTGGCGGAGGAACTCCTGACCGAACTGTCCCAGCCGCCATCGTTGTGCCCACCCGCACCAGTGAACAAGGCCCCGCTGCAGGCGGTTTCGGGAAGGGGCGGGCTTGGGGAAAAAGAAGCCCTACGTCACCGCCTGCACGCCGCCTGGCTAGGCAGAGCAGCAGGCTGCCTCCTGGGCAAGCCGGTAGAAAAGCTCCCGCTGGAAGCCATCCGCAGCCTCGCCAAAGCAACAGGCAACTGGCCCCTATGCACCTGGTTCACGGAAAAGGGCCTCCCCCAGGACCTCAAGAACACCCACCCCTGGAACAAACGCTCCGCGCACACCTCCCTCGCCGAGAACATCGACGGCATGCCGGAGGACGACGACCTCAACTACCCCCTCCTCAACCTCCGCCTGCTCCAACGCCACGGCAAGGACTTCACCACCACGGACGTGGCAAGGCTCTGGCTGGACGAGCTCCCCGCGGCCCGCACCTTCACCGCCGAACGCATCGCCTACCGCAACCTCCTCACCGGTATCGAGCCCCCGCACACCGCCACCCACCACAACCCGTTCCGCGAATGGATCGGCGCCCTGATCCGCGCCGACGTCCACGGCTGGACGAACCCGGGCGCACCCACGGCCGCCGCCGGCCAGGCCCGCCGCGACGCAAGCCTCAGCCACACCGCCAACGGCGTGTACGGCGCGATGTTCGCGGCGGCCACCATCGCGGAGGCGGCGGCGGGCACCGGAGACGTCCACCACTGCCTGCGCACGGGACTGACCGTCGTACCGCGGGACTCACGCCTGGCCCACGCGATCCACCACGGCATCCAACTGGCCCAAAGCACACAGCACTTCGACGACGTCGTGGACGACCTGCACGCCGCCCACGGCCACCACCACTGGGTACACGTCATCCCCAACGCCGCCCTCCTGTCCGCCGCCCTCACCCACGCCGACGGCGACTTCACAGGCTCCATCACCCGTGCCGTGTCCGGCGGCTGGGACACCGACTCGAACGGCGCTACCGCCGGTTCGATCGCGGGCCTGCTCGCGGGCCACCCGGGCGCGCTGCCCGACCGCTGGACCTCCCCGCTCAAGAACCGCCTGGCCAGCTCCGTCCCCGGCTTCGACGGCATCGGCTTCGACACCCTCGCCGACCTCACCACCGAACTCGCCGCACCATCCGAACTCGCCCAGGAGACCCAGGAGAGAGCCCACCCATGA
- a CDS encoding thioredoxin domain-containing protein, with protein sequence MSEKNREGKRAARDRLAEERERQKSRDKQRRVLIVSAAVVGVLALAAVAGLVAANSGDDKDTSGPLSVPKGATGEDQLAIPVGKAGAKSTLTIWEDFRCPACKQFEDMYRKTIHELTGKGQLKVEYHLATIIDGNMGGSGSLRAANAAACAQDAGKFTPYHDVLFMNQPPEADDAFSKNSKLIELAGKVDGLVNDTFKKCVDDGKHDSWAQKSNKAFQEAGLQGTPSVLLDGKNIFADQKNPLTPAKLKAKVEAASKG encoded by the coding sequence GTGAGCGAGAAGAACCGTGAGGGAAAGCGCGCGGCCCGCGACCGGCTGGCGGAAGAGCGAGAGCGGCAGAAGTCGCGGGACAAGCAGCGCAGGGTGTTGATCGTGAGTGCCGCCGTCGTGGGCGTGCTCGCGCTCGCCGCCGTGGCCGGTCTGGTCGCTGCCAACTCGGGTGACGACAAAGATACTTCGGGTCCCTTGTCGGTCCCCAAGGGGGCGACCGGTGAGGATCAGCTCGCCATCCCCGTCGGCAAGGCCGGCGCCAAGTCCACCCTCACCATCTGGGAGGACTTCCGCTGCCCCGCCTGCAAGCAGTTCGAGGACATGTACCGCAAGACGATCCACGAGCTCACCGGCAAGGGACAGCTCAAGGTCGAGTACCACCTGGCGACGATCATCGACGGGAACATGGGCGGCAGCGGCTCCCTGCGCGCGGCGAACGCCGCGGCCTGCGCCCAGGACGCCGGGAAGTTCACGCCGTACCACGACGTGCTGTTCATGAACCAGCCGCCGGAGGCGGACGACGCGTTCAGCAAGAACAGCAAGCTGATCGAGCTCGCGGGCAAGGTGGACGGGCTCGTCAACGACACCTTCAAGAAGTGCGTGGACGACGGCAAGCACGACAGCTGGGCCCAGAAGTCGAACAAGGCCTTCCAGGAGGCGGGCCTGCAGGGCACGCCGAGCGTGCTGCTCGACGGCAAGAACATCTTCGCCGACCAGAAGAACCCGCTGACCCCGGCGAAGCTGAAGGCGAAGGTCGAAGCAGCCAGCAAGGGCTAG
- a CDS encoding ADP-ribosylglycohydrolase family protein, which produces MQGADQQGVQQSEASASHIEGLLLGLAAGDAAGWPAAKHRAARMPEWTRRLTRELDTFAEQNATTTLPVPIALNQPPEPLRLGPSDDAEWAAFAAESLLRAADGTLDPQLSRDRRVRAALDLAWNTLASEIAAAAARAPEVESAVLPLRARISVRAGLGNLATGLRPPATGHDNPHFFDDAACVRACVLALVHPGDPEQAAALAEFDARYTQDGDGVHGARAMAAAIAAALGGADVETTVDAALAQLPEHTEIGRNAWHAVKLARTQTTEDGAFGLVPLLEHQIVDHVYSYGIAAAETVPVALALTTAARGRIRDAVPAAACLSRVADSAPALAGALTGALGTATAIPDSWRDACRTLSGCALPRLAGTDLVELAGHLAATELTAPGGQFRHEGINGTNGPGSP; this is translated from the coding sequence ATGCAGGGTGCAGATCAACAAGGCGTCCAGCAAAGCGAGGCATCCGCAAGTCACATCGAGGGCCTCCTCCTAGGCCTCGCGGCAGGCGACGCCGCAGGCTGGCCCGCAGCCAAGCACCGCGCAGCCCGCATGCCCGAGTGGACAAGAAGACTCACCCGCGAACTGGACACCTTCGCCGAGCAGAACGCGACGACCACCCTCCCCGTCCCCATCGCGCTCAATCAACCCCCGGAACCCCTCCGCCTCGGCCCTTCGGACGACGCCGAATGGGCGGCCTTCGCCGCCGAGTCACTGCTCCGCGCGGCGGACGGAACGCTCGACCCCCAGCTGTCCCGGGACCGCCGGGTCCGCGCGGCCCTCGACCTGGCCTGGAACACCCTCGCCAGTGAAATCGCCGCGGCAGCGGCCCGCGCCCCCGAGGTCGAGTCCGCGGTACTCCCCCTCCGCGCCCGCATCTCCGTACGCGCGGGCCTCGGCAATCTCGCCACCGGCCTGCGCCCGCCCGCCACCGGCCACGACAACCCCCACTTCTTCGACGACGCCGCCTGCGTACGCGCCTGCGTCCTCGCCCTCGTCCACCCGGGCGACCCCGAACAGGCCGCCGCCCTCGCCGAGTTCGATGCCCGCTACACCCAGGACGGCGACGGCGTGCACGGCGCCCGCGCCATGGCCGCGGCGATCGCGGCGGCGCTCGGTGGCGCCGACGTCGAGACGACCGTGGACGCCGCCCTCGCCCAGCTCCCGGAGCACACCGAGATCGGCCGCAACGCCTGGCACGCCGTGAAGCTCGCCCGCACCCAGACCACCGAGGACGGAGCCTTCGGTCTAGTCCCGCTCCTGGAACACCAGATCGTCGACCACGTCTACAGCTACGGCATCGCCGCCGCCGAGACCGTCCCGGTCGCCCTCGCCCTGACCACCGCGGCCCGCGGCCGCATCCGCGACGCGGTGCCCGCCGCGGCCTGCCTCTCCCGCGTCGCGGACTCCGCCCCCGCCCTGGCCGGCGCGCTGACCGGCGCGCTCGGCACGGCCACCGCCATCCCCGACTCCTGGCGCGACGCCTGCCGCACCCTCTCCGGCTGCGCGCTCCCCCGCCTCGCGGGCACCGACCTGGTGGAACTCGCCGGGCACCTGGCAGCCACGGAACTGACCGCTCCGGGAGGACAATTCCGGCATGAAGGCATCAATGGAACCAACGGGCCCGGATCTCCCTGA
- the lgt gene encoding prolipoprotein diacylglyceryl transferase: MDLAFIPSPSRGVVELGPIPLRGYAFCIIIGVFVAVWLGNKRWIARGGRPGTVADISVWAVPFGLVGGRLYHVITDYQLYFSDGRDWVDAFKIWEGGLGIWGAIAFGAVGAWIGCRRRGIPLPAWADALAPGIAFAQAIGRWGNWFNQELYGKATDLPWALKITSAEDGRVPGTYHPTFLYESLWCIGVGFLVIWADRRFKLGHGRAFALYVASYCAGRGWIEYMRVDDAHHVLGLRLNVWTAIAVFVLAVVYFVLSAKKRPGREEIVEPAPDGEVDSPGESPKDEDKARTDLSKDADTDPDKVKDEDGDKDKGKDGAGAESAKKG, encoded by the coding sequence ATGGACCTTGCCTTCATTCCCAGCCCGTCGCGCGGTGTGGTCGAACTCGGACCCATTCCGCTGCGCGGCTACGCGTTCTGCATCATCATCGGCGTCTTCGTCGCCGTCTGGCTCGGCAACAAGCGGTGGATCGCTCGCGGGGGCCGTCCAGGCACCGTGGCCGACATCTCCGTCTGGGCCGTGCCGTTCGGCCTCGTCGGCGGGCGTCTCTACCACGTGATCACGGACTACCAGCTGTACTTCAGCGACGGCCGTGACTGGGTGGACGCCTTCAAGATCTGGGAGGGCGGCCTCGGTATCTGGGGCGCGATCGCGTTCGGCGCGGTCGGTGCCTGGATCGGCTGTCGCCGGCGCGGCATCCCGCTGCCCGCCTGGGCCGACGCCCTCGCCCCCGGCATCGCCTTCGCCCAGGCGATCGGCCGCTGGGGCAACTGGTTCAACCAGGAGCTGTACGGCAAGGCCACGGATCTGCCGTGGGCCCTGAAGATCACGTCGGCGGAGGACGGCCGGGTACCCGGCACGTACCACCCGACGTTCCTCTACGAGTCCCTCTGGTGCATCGGTGTGGGCTTCCTGGTCATCTGGGCCGACCGCCGCTTCAAGCTGGGCCACGGCCGGGCGTTCGCCCTGTACGTCGCCTCGTACTGCGCAGGCCGCGGCTGGATCGAGTACATGCGGGTCGACGACGCGCACCACGTGCTCGGACTGCGCCTGAACGTCTGGACCGCCATCGCGGTGTTCGTGCTCGCCGTCGTGTACTTCGTGCTCTCCGCGAAGAAGCGCCCCGGGCGCGAGGAGATCGTCGAGCCCGCGCCGGACGGCGAGGTTGACTCGCCGGGCGAGTCGCCCAAGGACGAGGACAAGGCGAGGACCGACCTGTCCAAGGACGCCGACACGGACCCGGACAAGGTCAAGGACGAAGACGGCGACAAGGACAAGGGCAAGGACGGAGCCGGAGCCGAGTCCGCCAAGAAGGGCTGA
- a CDS encoding CoA transferase — protein sequence MTAPLSGLRVLDLATLFAGPLAATMLGDFGAEVIKVEHPRRPDPSRGHGPSKDGVGLWWKILGRNKRTMTLDLSTPGGRETLLRLASTADVVVENFRPGTLEKWDLGWEELSGVNPRLVLTRVTGFGQFGPYSRRPGFGTLAEAMSGFAAITGEPDGPPTLPPFGLADSIAGLATAYAVMTALAARDRTGKGQVVDMAIIEPILTVLGPQPLWYDQLGHVQPRTGNRSTNNAPRNTYRTADGSWVAVSTSAQSIAERVMRLVGRPELISEPWFTTGADRAAHADELDGAVGAWIALHTRAEVIEAFEKAEAAVAPIQDVRDVMTDPQYAALDTVTTVDDPELGPLRMQNVLFRLSETPGSIGWAGRPHGADTAEVLTELGLTEGEIAGLRKEGAL from the coding sequence ATGACGGCTCCCCTCAGCGGCCTCCGCGTCCTCGACCTGGCGACGCTCTTCGCAGGTCCGCTCGCCGCGACGATGCTCGGCGACTTCGGAGCGGAAGTCATCAAGGTCGAGCATCCGCGGAGGCCCGACCCGTCCCGTGGGCACGGCCCGTCGAAGGACGGCGTCGGCCTCTGGTGGAAGATCCTCGGCCGCAACAAGCGCACGATGACGCTCGACCTCTCCACACCCGGCGGCCGCGAGACCCTGCTGCGCCTGGCCTCGACGGCGGACGTGGTCGTCGAGAACTTCCGCCCGGGGACCCTGGAGAAGTGGGACCTCGGCTGGGAGGAGCTGAGCGGGGTGAACCCCCGCCTCGTCCTGACCCGCGTCACGGGCTTCGGCCAGTTCGGCCCCTACTCCCGCCGCCCCGGCTTCGGCACCCTCGCGGAGGCGATGAGCGGTTTCGCCGCGATCACCGGCGAGCCGGACGGGCCGCCCACCCTGCCGCCCTTCGGGCTCGCCGACTCCATCGCGGGCCTCGCGACGGCGTACGCGGTGATGACGGCGCTCGCGGCCCGTGACCGGACGGGCAAGGGGCAGGTGGTGGACATGGCGATCATCGAACCGATCCTCACGGTCCTCGGCCCGCAGCCGCTCTGGTACGACCAGCTCGGCCACGTCCAGCCCCGCACCGGCAACCGCTCCACCAACAACGCGCCCCGCAACACCTACCGTACGGCGGACGGCAGTTGGGTCGCGGTCTCCACGTCCGCCCAGTCGATCGCGGAGCGCGTGATGCGCCTGGTGGGCCGCCCGGAGCTGATCTCCGAGCCCTGGTTCACGACGGGCGCGGACCGCGCGGCCCACGCGGACGAGCTCGACGGGGCGGTCGGCGCCTGGATCGCCCTGCACACCCGCGCCGAGGTGATCGAGGCCTTCGAGAAGGCGGAGGCCGCGGTCGCTCCCATCCAGGACGTACGCGACGTGATGACCGATCCCCAGTACGCGGCCCTGGACACCGTCACCACGGTCGACGACCCGGAGCTCGGCCCGCTGCGCATGCAGAACGTCCTGTTCCGCCTCTCCGAGACGCCGGGCTCGATCGGCTGGGCGGGTCGCCCCCATGGAGCGGACACGGCGGAGGTCCTGACCGAACTGGGCCTGACGGAAGGGGAGATCGCGGGCCTGCGCAAGGAGGGCGCCCTGTGA
- a CDS encoding CoA ester lyase translates to MKETPLTWLYAPGDRPSVVAKALLAGADAVIVDLEDAVGPDRKAYARAATAELLSETPAVPVHVRVNALDGPLAEADLGAIAHLPGVSGLRLPKVTCPADVVRVAERSAPADGGAPALHALIESALGLEHAFAIATAHPALRGVSIGEADLRADLGVRDDAGLDWPRARVVVAARAAGLAPPAQSVYADIRDIEGLAASCAHGRSLGFLGRAAIHPRQLPAIERAYLPTPEEIDHAEQIVKASTTEEGALALPDGTFVDKAVVEGARRVLDLARRRP, encoded by the coding sequence GTGAAGGAGACGCCGCTGACCTGGCTGTACGCGCCCGGAGACCGGCCGTCCGTCGTGGCGAAGGCGCTGCTCGCGGGCGCCGACGCCGTCATCGTCGACCTGGAGGACGCGGTCGGGCCCGACCGCAAGGCGTACGCGCGCGCGGCGACGGCCGAGCTGCTCTCCGAGACTCCCGCCGTCCCGGTCCACGTCCGCGTGAACGCCCTGGACGGTCCGCTTGCCGAGGCCGACCTCGGGGCGATCGCGCACCTCCCCGGGGTGTCCGGTCTCCGTCTGCCCAAGGTGACCTGCCCCGCCGACGTCGTACGCGTCGCGGAGCGCTCCGCTCCGGCGGACGGCGGCGCCCCCGCCCTGCACGCCCTGATCGAATCGGCCCTGGGCCTGGAGCACGCCTTCGCCATCGCCACCGCGCACCCGGCCCTGCGCGGCGTCTCCATCGGCGAGGCGGATCTCCGTGCGGACCTGGGGGTACGTGACGACGCGGGCCTCGACTGGCCCCGTGCGCGCGTGGTGGTGGCCGCCCGGGCCGCGGGCCTGGCACCGCCCGCCCAGTCGGTGTACGCCGACATCCGTGACATCGAGGGCCTGGCGGCGTCCTGCGCGCACGGCCGTTCCCTGGGTTTCCTCGGCCGTGCGGCGATCCACCCCCGCCAGCTCCCGGCCATCGAACGCGCCTACCTCCCCACCCCGGAGGAGATCGACCACGCCGAGCAGATCGTCAAGGCATCGACGACGGAGGAGGGCGCCCTGGCTCTCCCGGACGGCACCTTCGTGGACAAGGCCGTCGTGGAGGGCGCGCGGCGGGTGCTCGACCTGGCGCGGCGGCGCCCATAG
- a CDS encoding ADP-ribosylglycohydrolase family protein translates to MKASMEPTGPDLPDRITACLVGAAVGDAIGGPVEGYSPEQIVERHGGRVHGIVGPWNGDQWRTARPIAPYHKGDGHITDDTLMTHALIRVYAIVRDHLDAYAVADHLVPDLMTNPRWIPEMETETIPLHRVFLAEKWIVARLHYGHVDPREAGTGNIVNCGAAMYMAPVGLVNAANPEGAYAEALDIAGAHQSSYGREAAAVFAAAVAAACTPGATPTSVIDTALSLAKDGTRAAIESAVEVASHHRDFESALDPLRTAVIPFDTVGPDYRAPSLGARRPSRLHSIEELPIALGMLLVGDGDYRHTVLGSVNYGRDCDSIATMSGALAGALGSEAPPEWSKTVAEASRLDLHAPAATLAEVTREIFTRDVRRRRAHEAAYAALTATP, encoded by the coding sequence ATGAAGGCATCAATGGAACCAACGGGCCCGGATCTCCCTGACCGCATCACCGCATGTCTGGTGGGAGCGGCGGTCGGCGATGCCATCGGCGGCCCCGTCGAGGGTTACTCCCCCGAGCAGATCGTCGAACGGCACGGCGGCCGCGTACACGGCATCGTCGGCCCCTGGAACGGCGACCAGTGGCGTACCGCCCGCCCCATCGCGCCGTACCACAAGGGTGATGGACACATCACCGACGACACCTTGATGACGCACGCGCTCATCCGCGTGTACGCCATCGTCCGCGACCACCTGGACGCCTACGCGGTGGCCGACCACCTGGTCCCCGACCTCATGACGAACCCCCGCTGGATCCCGGAGATGGAGACGGAGACCATCCCGCTCCACCGCGTCTTCCTCGCCGAGAAGTGGATCGTCGCGCGCCTCCACTACGGCCACGTCGACCCGCGCGAGGCGGGCACCGGAAACATCGTCAACTGCGGTGCGGCGATGTACATGGCACCGGTCGGTCTGGTCAACGCGGCGAACCCGGAGGGCGCGTACGCCGAGGCCCTCGACATCGCGGGCGCGCACCAGTCCTCGTACGGACGTGAGGCGGCCGCGGTCTTCGCCGCGGCGGTGGCGGCGGCCTGCACGCCGGGCGCGACGCCGACTTCGGTGATCGACACCGCCCTCTCCCTCGCGAAGGACGGAACGCGGGCGGCGATCGAGTCGGCGGTCGAAGTGGCCTCCCACCACCGGGACTTCGAGTCGGCGCTCGACCCGCTGCGCACCGCCGTCATCCCCTTCGACACGGTCGGCCCGGACTACCGCGCCCCGTCCCTCGGCGCCCGCCGCCCCTCCCGCCTGCACTCCATCGAGGAACTCCCGATCGCGCTCGGCATGCTCCTGGTGGGCGACGGCGACTACCGCCACACGGTGCTCGGCTCGGTCAACTACGGCCGTGACTGCGACTCCATCGCGACCATGAGCGGCGCACTCGCGGGCGCCCTCGGCTCGGAGGCCCCGCCCGAGTGGTCGAAGACGGTCGCGGAGGCGAGCCGCCTGGACCTGCACGCCCCCGCGGCGACGCTCGCGGAGGTCACCCGGGAGATCTTCACCCGAGACGTACGACGCCGCCGAGCCCACGAGGCGGCATACGCGGCCCTGACGGCCACCCCATGA
- the rbsK gene encoding ribokinase codes for MTHIAVLGSTNMDLVAYVSKAPQLGETVTGREFRTLPGGKGANQAVAAARAGADAVSMIGAVGADAFGTQLRAALEHSGVDIDLLRTVDTAATGTAHIVVDDEGGNAIVVIPGANGTLTALAPGDEGLIASADALLLQLEIPVDGVLAAAQAARRHGVRTILTPAPAQPLPPELLDSIDLLVPNEYEAATLTGLTDPHDAARSLLSQVPEVVITLGSRGSLYAARGAEPVMVEAPHVTAVDTTGAGDTFVGTLAVALAEGGSVADALTWASSAAALSVQRPGASSSMPFRSEIDTQANGFRTNGTTS; via the coding sequence ATGACCCACATCGCCGTGCTCGGCAGCACGAACATGGACCTCGTCGCGTACGTCAGCAAGGCACCGCAGCTCGGGGAGACCGTCACCGGGCGCGAGTTCCGTACGCTCCCCGGCGGCAAGGGCGCCAACCAGGCCGTCGCCGCGGCCCGCGCGGGCGCCGACGCCGTGTCGATGATCGGCGCGGTCGGCGCCGACGCCTTCGGCACCCAGCTGCGCGCAGCGCTCGAACACTCCGGTGTCGACATCGACCTGCTGCGCACCGTCGACACCGCGGCCACCGGCACCGCGCACATCGTGGTCGACGACGAGGGCGGCAACGCGATCGTCGTCATCCCCGGCGCCAACGGCACGCTCACCGCACTCGCCCCGGGCGACGAGGGCCTGATCGCCTCCGCCGACGCCCTCCTGCTCCAGCTGGAGATCCCCGTCGACGGGGTGCTCGCCGCCGCACAGGCCGCCCGCAGACACGGCGTGCGCACCATCCTCACGCCGGCCCCCGCTCAGCCGCTGCCCCCCGAACTCCTCGACTCCATCGACCTGTTGGTGCCCAACGAGTACGAGGCGGCCACCCTCACCGGCCTGACCGATCCGCACGACGCCGCCCGTTCGCTCCTCTCCCAGGTCCCCGAAGTCGTCATCACACTCGGCTCACGCGGCAGCCTGTACGCGGCCAGGGGCGCCGAGCCGGTCATGGTCGAGGCCCCGCACGTCACCGCCGTCGACACGACCGGCGCGGGCGACACCTTCGTCGGCACCCTCGCGGTGGCGCTGGCAGAAGGGGGCTCCGTGGCGGACGCGCTCACCTGGGCGTCATCGGCCGCCGCGCTCTCCGTCCAGCGCCCGGGGGCGTCGTCGTCCATGCCGTTCCGCTCCGAGATCGACACCCAGGCGAACGGCTTCCGGACGAACGGCACCACGTCATGA
- the trpA gene encoding tryptophan synthase subunit alpha, which yields MSGNISLLDDTLAAAKAEGRSALIAYLPAGFPTVDGGIAAIKAVFDGGADVVEVGLPHSDPVLDGPVIQTADDIALKAGLKIADVMRTVREAHAATGKPVLVMTYWNPIDRYGVERFTAELAEAGGAGCILPDLPVQESGLWREHAEKHGLATVFVVAPSSKDERLATITAAGSGFVYAASLMGVTGTRESVGEQAQELVRRTKATTELPVCVGLGVSNARQAAEVAGFADGVIVGSAFVQRMLDAEDEAAGLDAVRTLASDLAQGVRGNA from the coding sequence GTGAGCGGCAACATCAGTCTGTTGGACGACACCCTCGCGGCCGCCAAGGCCGAGGGGCGCTCCGCCCTCATCGCCTACCTCCCGGCCGGGTTCCCGACCGTGGACGGCGGCATCGCGGCCATCAAGGCCGTCTTCGACGGCGGCGCCGACGTCGTGGAGGTCGGCCTTCCGCACAGCGACCCGGTCCTCGACGGTCCCGTCATCCAGACCGCCGACGACATCGCGCTCAAGGCGGGCCTGAAGATCGCCGACGTGATGCGCACGGTCCGCGAGGCCCACGCGGCCACGGGCAAGCCCGTGCTCGTCATGACGTACTGGAACCCCATCGACCGCTACGGCGTCGAGCGCTTCACCGCCGAGCTCGCCGAGGCGGGCGGCGCCGGGTGCATCCTGCCCGACCTGCCCGTCCAGGAGTCGGGCCTGTGGAGGGAGCACGCCGAGAAGCACGGCCTCGCGACGGTCTTCGTCGTCGCGCCGAGCAGCAAGGACGAGCGCCTCGCCACCATCACCGCGGCCGGTTCCGGCTTCGTGTACGCGGCGTCCCTGATGGGCGTCACGGGCACCCGTGAGTCCGTGGGCGAGCAGGCGCAGGAACTGGTGCGGCGTACCAAGGCCACCACCGAGCTGCCGGTCTGCGTCGGCCTCGGGGTCTCCAACGCCCGCCAGGCCGCCGAGGTCGCCGGCTTCGCCGACGGCGTGATCGTCGGCTCGGCCTTCGTGCAGCGGATGCTGGACGCCGAGGACGAGGCGGCAGGACTGGACGCCGTACGCACGCTCGCGAGTGATCTCGCCCAGGGAGTCCGCGGCAACGCGTAA